The window AGTTATTGATGCAAGCATGGCTATTAAATTTGGTGCAGTAGGAATCGGCCTTTGTAGAACCGAACATATGTTTTTTGATGCAGAAAAAATTCCTTTGGTTAGGGAGATGATAATTGCTCAGGATTATGAGCATAGAATGAAAGCAATTGCTAAATTAAAACCTTTGCAAACAGCTGATTTTAAAGAATTATTTTCAATTTTAGGTAATATGCCTCTCAATATCAGGTTGCTTGACCCGCCATTACATGAATTCTTACCGACCATAGATCAAGATAAGGAAAATTTGGCAAGAATCTTGGAGGTATCTAAGTCAGTTATTGATCACCGTTTACACGTATTGCATGAAATTAATCCGATGCTTGGGCATAGAGGTTGTAGACTTGGTATCACCTACCCTGAGATATACAGCATGCAAGTAGAAGCTATATTAGAGGCAATGTGGCAAGTCTACTCTGAGCAAGGATTAAGATCTAATCTTGAATTGATGATTCCTTTGATAAGTAACTTTAAAGAATTAGAGATTATTAAAAAACTAATCAGCAAAACCATCAATGAGATAGAAAAAAAATACTCTCATAAATTTAGTATAAAAATTGGAACAATGATTGAGCTACCAAGAGCTGCTCTTACCGCCGATAAAATTTCACCATTAGTTGATTATTTCAGTTTCGGCACAAATGACCTAACCCAAACTACTCTTGGTATTTCACGGGATGATACAGGCTCATTTTTGGGTGATTATATAGAGCAGAAAATTTTTAATCATGATCCCTTTATCACCATAGATGAAGAAGGGGTAGGATTTTTGGTCCACACTGCAATTGAAAAAGGTAAAAAAACAAATAATACTTTAAGCTTCGGTGTTTGTGGTGAGCATGCCGGTGATCCACAATCAATTGATTTTTTCCATAAAGCCGGGGTTGATTATATATCCTGTTCTCCTTTTAGAGTGCCGATTGCAAGAGTTGCTGCTGCTAGAAGTAAAATCATTAATCAGTAACCTTCTTTATGGAAAAGTAGGAGCTTGGTTTTTAATGAGTAAATTTTTTAATTTATATAAAATATCTAAAGCTTCTTTTGGTGATAATTCATTAGGATCTATTTGACCGCAGAAATCATATATTTCCTTATATTTATTGATTTCTTTATTTTCTAGCTCGAATAGGTTTAAATTTTGTGATTCTCCTCTACAAGCTTCTTTGTTAGATTTTTTTGCTTCTTTTTCAAACCTCAAAAGCAATTGATTAGCTCGCCTGATTACCGAAATTGGAAGTCCGGCCATTTGTGCAACATGCACACCATAAGAACGATCCGCAAAACCTTTGATAATTTTATGAAGAAATAGTATTTTTCCATCATTATCGCTGATGGAAATAGTATAATTAACAAGAGCAGGAAATATATCGCTTAAACTTGTTAATTCGTGATAATGGGTAGCAAATAGACACCGTGCTTTAATTTTATCATGAATATATTCAAGTACTGACCATGCTATAGCCACGCCGTCATAAGTGGAGGTACCCCTCCCTACTTCATCTAAAATTACCAGAGACTTATTTGTACTTTGCGATAATATCGCCGAGGTTTCAAGCATTTCCACCATAAAGGTAGATTGCCCCTTTGTTAAATCATCCCCTGCTCCGACTCTGCTAAATATTTTATCTACTACTCCTATTGTAGCACTAACCGCAGGTACAAAACTTCCTATATGCGCTAAGATTGCTATAATAGCATTTTGACGCAAAAAGGTACTCTTTCCAGCCATATTCGGCCCGGTAACTAACCAAATTCTCTCATTTTCATTTAAGTTGCAGTCATTTTTAGTAAATGATTCGTTATTAGATTTTAAAAACCTTTCGACCACAGGATGCCTACCGCCTCGGACTTCAAAATTGGTTTCAGTAGTCAAAATAGGGAGGCAATATTCAAATTCCTCTGCTATATAAGCAAAATTTAAAAATACGTCTAACCTATTTAGGGCCGTTGCTAATAAAATCAATTGTGAGGTATTGGCAATAACTGCTTTACATATATCGCTATAAATTTCTTTCTCGAGCCCAACTAACATTGCTTTTGCATTAAGCATTTTGCTTTCAAGTTCTTGTAATTCTTCAGTAGTATAACGAATAGAATTAGCTGTTGTCTGCCTATGAATAAATTTTTTATCCGTAATTTTACCGCTATGTCTTGCTGTAATATCGATAAATAACCCTACAACATTATTATTTGAAATCTTTAGGCTATCTATGCCGGTTTCTTGTCTATATTTATCTCTTAACTTATCAATATGTACCCTACCATTACTAATTAAATCCTGTAACTCCTTGATTTTGGCGTGAAAAGTTGGTTTTATTATATCCCCTTCGCTGATAATATTTGGAGCATCATCCCTTATGGACTCACTAATTAAATCGGCAGTTTCTGAATTTCCTAGCAATGGAGCAACTAGTTTTTCTATATTTTCCGGTAAATTAAAACCATTATTTACTACAAAACTGGCCCTTATTTCTTCAGCTATTAAAATTGTATCCCTTATGCTAAGTAAATCTTTTGGCGAGCTTCTTTGCATCTGAATCCGAGTAAGGGAACGTTCTACATCAGAAGTTTTAGGCAATATTTTTCTGATATTATGAGTTAATTGGATATTTTTAAAAAAAAATTCAGTTACGGCTAGCCTTGCGTTAATTTTTTTTATTTCAAGCAGAGGAGAACTTAAATATTCATATAATAACCTCGCTCCCCCTTTAGTAAGAGTATGATTAATAGTATGG of the Candidatus Megaera polyxenophila genome contains:
- a CDS encoding DNA mismatch repair protein MutS codes for the protein MDITEFQKKYNYAAATQVMQQYLDIRFANLECMLLFRMGDFYELFYEDATVAAKILGLALTRRGKTGDDEIPMCGVPFHALENYLNKLLEEGFKVAICEQMETPEEARKHGGYKAVVRREVSRIITPGTLIEESLLDSNKPNYLASIVIEKNNSAICYLDLSTSKIFVVDIPPDQIINEITRIKPSEVLLSDKSRSEILSSNIETALNIRISFQVDSFFAEKKCRKIIEGYYNIASAEAIGELNNNQISAIGSVLEYISLTQKSNLPKLPFPKILNSKKFMIIDSGTRRNLEITSSLSGGIKGSLFHTINHTLTKGGARLLYEYLSSPLLEIKKINARLAVTEFFFKNIQLTHNIRKILPKTSDVERSLTRIQMQRSSPKDLLSIRDTILIAEEIRASFVVNNGFNLPENIEKLVAPLLGNSETADLISESIRDDAPNIISEGDIIKPTFHAKIKELQDLISNGRVHIDKLRDKYRQETGIDSLKISNNNVVGLFIDITARHSGKITDKKFIHRQTTANSIRYTTEELQELESKMLNAKAMLVGLEKEIYSDICKAVIANTSQLILLATALNRLDVFLNFAYIAEEFEYCLPILTTETNFEVRGGRHPVVERFLKSNNESFTKNDCNLNENERIWLVTGPNMAGKSTFLRQNAIIAILAHIGSFVPAVSATIGVVDKIFSRVGAGDDLTKGQSTFMVEMLETSAILSQSTNKSLVILDEVGRGTSTYDGVAIAWSVLEYIHDKIKARCLFATHYHELTSLSDIFPALVNYTISISDNDGKILFLHKIIKGFADRSYGVHVAQMAGLPISVIRRANQLLLRFEKEAKKSNKEACRGESQNLNLFELENKEINKYKEIYDFCGQIDPNELSPKEALDILYKLKNLLIKNQAPTFP